The genomic window GGTTTCTGTGGTTTCTGCCTCGGTGCAGAGGCTCTGCCTCTCCAGGGACACGCAGTACCTGGCCCTGGCAGCCGCCGCAGCCTCGGTCACCCGCAGCGCGGAGCGGCTCCGCTTCTCGGCTTCCCTGGCCATCCACGGCGGCACGGGAGGTAGGGACggggggacaccctggggacagcagcatccCCTCCCTCGTGTCCTCGCTTGGGCCTTTGGGGTCCTCTCAGGCCGGTGAGAGGTGGTGGGGACATGCAGGAGACCCCAGACCGACGTCCTCCCCTCTCGTGGCCGCTGCAGGTGCCCCCCTGCCCCGCACGgaggtgcagcagctcctgttcgGCTCCGATGACAAATGTTTCACCCGGATGACcccggtgctgctgctgctggccaagtcacggcagcaggaggaggaagaggaggctttAGCCCCATCCTCCTACCTCTCTGCTGAGGGCGTGGTGGACACGGCTCCGTACCCACAGCTCAGGTCCGTGGCTGGGAGATTGAAGTGGGAcagggccagccccagctgtgggaccagggcacagcctggtggGACCCCCGGGCTACACAGGGCCCCCGTGactctccctgtgctctcctTGCAGCCCGCCCCAGGCCGGTACCGAGGAGCTGCCGACTCCCACTGCCCCGGGCCAAGCCAACACCTCCAACCCAGCGCCCGGGGGCAGCGCCCAGTTCCTGGCAACCCTGACCCGCTTCATCcggcagctcctgagctcctcCAGCGAGCCGCCCCTCCAGCCCAGCGCCCACCACTGGCTGGACTTCGAGATGATGGAGACCCTCCCTCACCAGCTGCTCAACCTGTCGGAGGAGGCGGCGCTGGAGCGGCTGGTGCAGTCGGAGGAGCCctcggtgctgctgctgccccaggacagCGGGGccgtgctggagcagcacctgggggaCTGGCAGCCGGAGGGCAccgtgctgcagctgctgatggGCAAACTGCAGCTGGTcatccaggagctcagggacaTCCCGGCTTTCCAAGCCAACGCGGCGCTTTTCCAGCACCTCCTGTCCTTCTGCTACTACCCCGCCGAGCCCGGGCAGGCCGAGGCGGCCGAGCGGGGCCCGGGCTCTCGGAAGCTGCgcacgctgctgctgctgaaggcgCTGCAGTCGGTGCGGGCGCGCTGGCAGGAGCGCAGGAAGGTGCAGCGGCAGAACCGCAGCGCCCGGCAGCAGGGGCACTGCCGGCTGCAGGAGCTCACCATCGACCTGCGCGACCGCCACTTCGTCATCATGCCCACCATGTACGCGGCCAACAACTGCGAGGGGCCCTGCCGGCTGCCGCTGTCCGCACGCATCCCCAGCTACTTCTCGCAcacggtgctgctgctgggcatgCAGGACCAGGGCTCGCCGCTGCGCAGGGCTCCGTGCTGCGTGCCCGTGCGCTACTCGGACCAGCTCATCATCAGCCTCTCCTCGGACGGGCTGGAGATCCGCAAGTTCCCCAACATGGTGGCAGAAGAGTGCGGCTGCCGGTGAGGCTCCCGCCGGCCTCCCCGCCCGTCCCACCCCGGCCCCTCTCCCGGTTCGCCCTCCTGGCTCGGGGTCTGGTGCTTCTCCCGAGACGGGAGCTCCCGTGTGTCCTTTCCCCGTGGTTTGGCTCGTTAGCGTCGCTCTGGTTCTGGGTTCATCCatgcctgtccctggggctgctccgtgTCCCACTGGGGATGTCCCCTCCCGCTGCTGAGGGTGCCCGAGGTGCCTCTGCTGGGTACGTGGGGGAGGACAAGGCTTGGCAGATCCAGGGAGGACCATTCTTATTTATCCCTCACTCTCTGCTCCTGTAGTGGTTTggaagggcagctgctgcttcctccaagCCTTGCAGCATCCTCTGACCATTCCCCAGTTCACGGGACCCACCTGGCCACAGGGCTCCACCTATGACGGCAGAGCAAGAGGCCAAATCCCCTGACAGAgaccagccctgccctggggacacggcTCTGTGTGAGCCTGGCCGTGCCCGGGGGCTCTCGGCCAGGTCACATCTGCTCACCCCGCTCTGACCCCGCCGCCGGGgcgaggggaggagggagggagcgatCCCGTTACAGCTCCCGGGCTGCTCACACCATTAATGGGAGCGGGAGCAAACGGCTGCCAGAGCACCTGCTCCGTGTCCCCGCCGGCGTCAGCACGGGCTGCCTGCCCCAGATCATCTTCCAGCTGAGCCAAAGccttgggagcagctcctgggcttgTCCTGGCTGCACCTCCTCGGGTTTTGCAGTGGGGAGGCACGGCTGGAGGTTGGTACCCACCAGTCTCACCTCACAGCCCGGCAGGATGAACcctgaaaacacacacacacataaccAGGGACAAAACACATAACCAGGGACAAGGGCTTTTCTCactttcctttggtttttttaccctgttttttaaaaacatccagTTGAATAccttattaaaaatgaaaatagtttattttaacCACTGTTGATTTAGCAAATACTGAAACCTGCCATGGGTGGGGGCTGTGAACATCTCTGGCTGTGTGATATTGctcttgtgtttccttcttaaAAGCGACTCGGAGAAGGCGAGGCCTGCAGGGATCCCTGGGtgagggctccagccctgctctgtcaccagcacctTCTGGGCCACCCCCAGTGATGGCACTGGGCTGGCTGAGGTCGAGGGtctgtccctgatgtccctcTGAGGACGGCTGCAGCCTGGTTCCGTAACCCAGAATGTTCTTCTCTCTTGATTTGCTTTCAATAAAACCATTAACCCAAGAGCTGCACAGTCTGGACACAACTCTGTTCACTGGGATCCCTGGAACCACGAGTGGAGGGGAACTGCAGAGGGGTTTTGGGTGgggatggagaaggcaggaggcCCAAAGAAGCTCCTTCCATGAGTCCTTTCAGGTCACCTTTGATGCAGGGGGACCCAAAGTCCCCGGGGAGGCTCATGCCAggctcctgggctgctctgctgctgctcgggGGTCCTGGTGCTGCCCGTGCCCGGGGTGTCTctggagggcaggcaggggtgggGTTGGATCTCCCTGGATCCAGCCCCGCGCCCACCCCGGCCTCAGTCGCGTCTCTtgccctccctggccctgccgTCCCTGCCCGGCTCCCAGGGCTTCCTGCCCTTCTGCTGCTTCCAGTCCCGCCTCGGGCTCTCCCGGCCGCCGTCAGCCCTGCCGGGACGGTCcctccacccctccctcctGGACTCATCCCGCTCCCGCcgtttctccttcctctccttcctctccttcctctcccgGTCCCGTTTcttctggggctgctgctccggTTCccggggggcccggggggctcGGCCAGCTCTGTCCCCCGCTGTCCTGTCCTTGGCTCGTGCCTCCCTCCGGCCGCTCCGCTCCGCATGGACAGCGCGGCCTTCCCGggctttctccttcttctcctccttcttcttctcctccttctcctcctcctcctcctcatcctcctcctcctcctcctcattctcctctttgtcttcctccttctcctccttttctccttcctcctccacctttttctcctgcttctcctggctCTTCTTCCCCTCTGTCACAGCCGTTGGCACCTCGGGGACATCTGCAAGTTCTTCATCTTTGCCCTCATCCTCATCCTTGTCCTCATCCATGTCCTCATCCTTGTCTtcatccttgtccccatcctTGTCCTCATCCTCTGGTGTTGCACGGCCAAACCACTTCTTGAAGATCCAGGGTTctccctgtggggacagaggggaccaGGAACTGCTGATGCAGCCCAGGGATTGGGAccccccctccatccctccccctgGGGacaagctgctccctgccccggcAGGTGCCACCCTGGCCCGTACCAGGTTGCTGTCAGCTTCGCTGTCATCGTCATCGTCAccatcttcatcatcatcatcctcctccacCGCGCTGCTCTCCGGAGGCGGCGCAGGCTGGGCAGTCACCGCCTCTGGGATCTCCACCTTGGGGCTCACAACctctgggaggggacagggacaggcacgGTCAGCTGAGGCTGCTCGGGTGGGACATCCCAGCCAGGGGCTCGCAGGGCCCTGTCCCAGGCCGGACCCGGGGGATCGAGGAGGGTCGGACCCACCGGGAACGGGAGGGGGCGGAGGCTCCTGGCGGCCGCGGGCGAGTCCCTCCTTGGAGCATGGCGCTGCAAgacagcaggggacagcaggggacaggaggtgacagcACGGCCTGGCCACCCCTTCCCGCTCCGCCCGGCTCCCCACTCACCTTGGAGCACCTGGAAGGTGACGCTGAGCAGGGCCACCACCGAGGCCACCAGGATGCACTTGTTGAGGGTGAGCCCTTCCCAGAGCAGCGGCTCCTCCGCGGGGTCCAGGCTGGGCGGCTCCGCCTTGCTCTGCACGGGGAGGCTCCTGGGGACTGGGACAAGGAAAAATGttactgggggaactgggaggaggaaaagggctCGGAGCGGGGGGTGGGAAGAGCTCTTAACGTCCTCCTGCACAGCCggctcagggcagggacagggcagggacagggacaggggcaggggacagggacagagacagggacaggggcaggggacagggacggggacagggacagggacagggacagagacagggacagggacaggggcaggggcaggggacagggacagggacagggacagggacaggggcaggggacagggacagagacaagggcagggacagggaaagggacagagacagggacagggacaggtactgggaacaggggcagggacagggacagagacagggacaggggcaggggacagggacggggacagggacagggacagggacagagacagggacagggacaggggcaggggcaggggacagggacagggacagggacagggacaggggcaggggacagggacagagacaagggcagggacagggaaagggacagagacagggacagggacaggtactgggaacaggggcagggacaggggcagggacaggggcaggggcagggacagggacagagacagggacaggggcaggggacagggacaggggcagggacaggggcggagacagggacaggaacagggcagggacagagacagggacagggacaggtactgggaacaggggcagggacaggggcaggagctgctcctgccacatGTTTGCAGTGCAGGAGTGGGGACAAGAGTGTCCCGGGGGCTGAGACCGAGGGGTTTGGTGGCATTAGACTATCCTGGTGATCAAGCTGGGAAAAGCTCTGCCCgtgctcctcctccagcagcaaatctgggcaggatggagaggaggaggtggaggaggatgTGGCAGGTGCTGAGGAgccccatctccatccctgtgGCACTGATTTCCCCTTTCCATGGCCAGACAGAGCCTCCCgggctggctggggacaggggactgTGCCTCTGTGGCCACCTGGGCCAGGGTGGCCGTTCTGGGGCAGGGAAGGCCTTTCCCACTGTTGAAGATtgcaaagcaaaatgttttccattaccatctgtatggcagattacctttgtcaagtgggcggtttgccttatctctctctttgagtgaccacattcacacctcctTGGGAGGGGACTtttgctgataacagccatggaatgtccctgcatggctgataagaactacagcatcccattgggagatgtgagcccagagggaggagccaagcattcctgcctggatataatccagaggttttgagacaccagcacggcttctccacaggattccccagaggagcagcagctgcctctccttccactggatcttcagaggaagattCCACCCTTCTCTACAGGACCcccttgctccagcagaaccacacctgacactgcaggagggctgagccacaattccaatggccctgctgccaacagcctgacccacagggtgtcaggctgggttctgactctggcagtgttgttttagtttactgcattgtttattttatccttttattttttttccctttccctattaaagaactgttatttcctgctcccatatttttgcccgAGAgtcccttaatttaaaatttatagcaattgggaggggtggggagggttcacattctccatttcaggggaggctcctgccttccttagcagactcctgtctctccaaaccaagacacccaCACACCCACCTGGTGGCCCGGCAGCGCTGCCCTTGGCTCCCACCTTCTCCGCTCGCTTCTTCTCCGCCGCTTTCCTGTCCCCGCCGAGCGGGGCTGGCTCTGGCATGTCCGGCTCTACCTCTGCCTCGGGATGGCCCCGGTCCTGCTCAGAGAGGCTCTGCTCCTCTattccctgcagggagggcatgGAGCGtggctggggggacagggataaggacagggacagggacagggaaagggacagggaacaggggcagggatgggacagggggacagggacagggaaagggacagggataagaacaggagcaggggacagggacagggatgggacagggacagggggacagggacagggacagggacagggaacaggagcaggggacagggacagtggcagggatgggactggaacagggggacagggaccgggatagggacagggaacagaggcagggacggggacagggaacagaggcagggacagggacagggggacagggaacagtggacagggacaggggcaaggacagggacagagacaggggcAGGAatagggacaggggcagggacagggataagaacaggagcaggggacagggacagggacacgctGCTGTGGGGGTCCTGGTGCTGCCCCAGCAAGAGGCACCAACccggctcctgcagcacctggggcgTGTTCACCTCAACATCCTTAAAGCTGGGGTGGATTTTATGTTATTCCAGCTGGATTTAGCCATGAGTCAGCCCTGGCTAACACATGGGTGGGCTGGTGGGACCCACTGGCTGTGACTGGGATCcccctggggctgggttggggcagcagcagcccccgggGCAGGTTTGGTGTGTGGGGAGCCCAGGGAGCCGCGCTGTGCCCCGGGCTCCGCTGGCCGGGCTGGGCGTTGGTCGGTGCCACCAGGGAGAGCTGCCCACCGGCACGGATCAGTGACAGCGACAGCTGGGGGACCTGCAGGGACGTGCTGCAACCCTGCCGGGCGGAATGGCactgcaggacagccccagcccggcccctgACCCTGACCCAGCTCATGGATCCATCCCCAGAaccccctgctgtcccctggcacagggatccaTCCCTGGCACCCCCTGCTCTGAACAGGGATTCCCCAAGGCCCCTCCATCCCTGGCTCAGGGATCCATACAGGCACCCtttgccctggcacagggatccatcccagacactccccaccctcccctggcacagggatcctTCTAGGCCCCCCCACCCTGTACTGGCATAGGGACCCATCCGTggcaccccctgccctccctggcacagtgatccccccaggcccctccatccctggcacagggatccatccctggcaccccctgccctggcactgggatccatccctggcacagggatcacccaggcaccccctgctctggcactgggatccatccctggcacagggatccccccaggccccctccctgccccgggcACTCAcatgggctctgctgctctcccgtGGCTGTCGCTGCTCACCGGGGCGCTGCCATCTGTCACAgacaggcacagctcagctcctcaggtGACAAACCTGGGCAGGTGGGAAtcaccaggggctggggggtgtgagccccttggggacacccccagcctGCACAGAGGGGACATCTGGCTGTGATTCCCCCATTGGTGTCACCCATGGATGGACAGAGGGGTCCCAGgtcaggcaaaaaaaacccccaggaaTTGAGGGGGTGCAAGGGGAGCTCTGGGACTCTGAGCCCCAAAAGGTTCCCAGCCTGGATATCCCAGGGGAGTGGCAGCCAAAGGGACAGTGACCTCCCTGCCAAGGCACACGGGGGGACCAACAGTgctcagacaccccaaaaacactggagggccagagcctggcagcaggagaaggccCAGCTCCCATGGAGCAACCAGAGCTCCAAAAGGAACTCAGGGGAGCTCAGGGAGGGCTCTCAGGGCTTTTCCCAGCTGGGAAATGGCAGAGCAAACTGAGGGTCCCCAGGAAcaccaggaagggctggggaggggtcctgggggtttctctgccctgggagagctgcaggggtgGGAAGGCACCACAAGGTCCCAGCACCACTGGCCCCAGCCCTCTTGGCACCTCTGAGTCCAGTGCCTCAGGTGCCACATCCTCCCCAGAAGGAAGAATTTTTGCCCCCTTTGAGCCAGATTGAGTTGATTTTCCCCCTGTGGAACACTGAGAAAAAGAGATCAGTACCCAGGATGGAACCTACCACTCAGTGCTGGAAGCAGAACAGATAAATATGAGGAAACCTTTTGGCCATGATTTGCAAGATCTTTGCTTtcaagaggaaataaaaagagtCTTTGGTTTGTTTCAGTGATGTAAGTCTGGACCTTTCtctgctgggaagggatggagctgccccaggactCTGGTGGTGCTTGGGGGGTCCAGACCCAGGGGAAGCACAAAGGTGGAGAACTTTTCCTCAAAGTGTTTTCCCCCATGTGCTTGCCCTGTTTTTGAGCTTCTCAATCATTCACCTGGGTTTGGGGCACAGATGAGCACCAGGAAGGTGGAGGAGGGCCAGAGCCTCTGTTCCTTTCTCCCTGGCCATGATCCATGCTCCCATGGGGCTGGTGGCACACGGGTGTCCCTCAGTGCCCGAGGTCACCCTGTGAAGTGACACCTGAAGTGACACCACCACGAAGAACCATctctgccaggctgagctgtgtcctgcagagTCTCACACACCTCACCAGCGGCCAAGGAACCTCTTCTGTCCTTTCCTGGCCatctctgagctct from Molothrus aeneus isolate 106 chromosome 27, BPBGC_Maene_1.0, whole genome shotgun sequence includes these protein-coding regions:
- the AMH gene encoding muellerian-inhibiting factor — encoded protein: MSALRGLLLCLVLLLPSAALPRKEGRDSLLEAEGRKVGNGSSQETPRSRRATRLFSKPELKGARCPQGVAEEEEEEEEGPGWPRSRPQSWPLGGLEGPVCRVRMEQDGASPRQLEVVGVLSHYESSFIKLLRRRRSWDGTFPGTFGLCRPGEAGAAPHPLQRIHEHVLEPGLERFLVLHLEEVQWEAQVKLRFQLVFQAEVGRAVGELQAAVMLFYLGRREGSGHPQELLATGPGLPRDQRLCLSRDTQYLALAAAAASVTRSAERLRFSASLAIHGGTGGAPLPRTEVQQLLFGSDDKCFTRMTPVLLLLAKSRQQEEEEEALAPSSYLSAEGVVDTAPYPQLSPPQAGTEELPTPTAPGQANTSNPAPGGSAQFLATLTRFIRQLLSSSSEPPLQPSAHHWLDFEMMETLPHQLLNLSEEAALERLVQSEEPSVLLLPQDSGAVLEQHLGDWQPEGTVLQLLMGKLQLVIQELRDIPAFQANAALFQHLLSFCYYPAEPGQAEAAERGPGSRKLRTLLLLKALQSVRARWQERRKVQRQNRSARQQGHCRLQELTIDLRDRHFVIMPTMYAANNCEGPCRLPLSARIPSYFSHTVLLLGMQDQGSPLRRAPCCVPVRYSDQLIISLSSDGLEIRKFPNMVAEECGCR
- the JSRP1 gene encoding junctional sarcoplasmic reticulum protein 1 codes for the protein MPEPAPLGGDRKAAEKKRAEKVGAKGSAAGPPVPRSLPVQSKAEPPSLDPAEEPLLWEGLTLNKCILVASVVALLSVTFQVLQAPCSKEGLARGRQEPPPPPVPEVVSPKVEIPEAVTAQPAPPPESSAVEEDDDDEDGDDDDDSEADSNLGEPWIFKKWFGRATPEDEDKDGDKDEDKDEDMDEDKDEDEGKDEELADVPEVPTAVTEGKKSQEKQEKKVEEEGEKEEKEEDKEENEEEEEEDEEEEEEKEEKKKEEKKEKAREGRAVHAERSGRREARAKDRTAGDRAGRAPRAPREPEQQPQKKRDRERKERKERKEKRRERDESRREGWRDRPGRADGGRESPRRDWKQQKGRKPWEPGRDGRAREGKRRD